Proteins co-encoded in one Callospermophilus lateralis isolate mCalLat2 chromosome 2, mCalLat2.hap1, whole genome shotgun sequence genomic window:
- the LOC143392905 gene encoding olfactory receptor 4B1-like — translation MEIRASTNNVTELIITGLFRDPEVQRVCFVLFLPVYLATVVGNGLIVVTVSVSKSLRSPMYFFLGSLSLVEICYSSTVVPKFITDLLAKVKTISLRGCLAQIFFFHFFVVTEILLLVVMAYDRYVAICKPLHYMNIMSRQLCHMLVAGSWLGGFIHSIIQVLNTINLPFCGPNVMDHYFCDLRPLFKLACKDTFVEGIIVLANSGLISIFSVTILVSSYAIILFNLRKRSAEGRRKALSTCASHIMVVILFFGPAIFIYMRPSSTFTGDKLVAVVYTVITPMLNPIIYTLRNAEVKTAMRKLWGQKENPGMGT, via the coding sequence ATGGAAATCAGAGCAAGTACAAACAACGTGACTGAGTTAATCATTACTGGCCTTTTCCGGGATCCAGAGGTGCAGAGAGTGTGCTTTGTGTTGTTTCTCCCCGTGTACCTGGCCACTGTGGTGGGCAATGGCCTCATTGTTGTGACGGTCAGTGTCAGTAAGAGTCTGCGctcccccatgtacttcttccttggCTCCCTGTCCCTGGTGGAGATCTGCTACTCCTCTACTGTGGTCCCTAAATTCATCACTGACTTACTTGCCAAGGTCAAAACCATCTCCCTGAGGGGCTGTCTGGCCCAGATCTTCTTCTTCCACTTCTTTGTGGTcactgagatcctcctgcttgtgGTGATGGCTTATGACCGCTACGTGGCCATCTGCAAGCCTCTTCATTACATGAACATTATGAGTCGTCAACTGTGTCACATGCTGGTGGCTGGTTCCTGGCTGGGGGGCTTCATTCACTCCATAATTCAGGTTCTCAACACCATTAATCTGCCCTTCTGTGGTCCCAATGTGATGGACCACTACTTCTGTGACCTCCGTCCCTTATTCAAGCTAGCCTGCAAGGACACCTTTGTAGAGGGGATCATTGTGTTGGCCAACAGTGGATTAATCTCTATCTTCTCCGTAACCATCTTGGTGTCGTCCTATGCCATCATCCTGTTCAACCTGAGGAAACGCTCTGCAGAGGGGAGGCGCAAAGCCCTGTCCACCTGTGCCTCTCACATCATGGTCGTCATCTTGTTTTTTGGACCTGCCATCTTCATCTACATGAGGCCCTCGTCCACCTTCACTGGGGACAAACTGGTGGCTGTGGTCTACACGGTCAtcacccccatgctgaaccccATCATCTACACACTCAGAAACGCAGAGGTAAAAACTGCCATGAGGAAGCTGTGGGGCCAAAAGGAGAACCCAGGGATGGGAACATGA